A genomic window from Nicotiana sylvestris chromosome 11, ASM39365v2, whole genome shotgun sequence includes:
- the LOC138880821 gene encoding uncharacterized protein translates to MAVELKASKPGVADVVPPRAEEALEGDVSEPIDGKNISRAEGRSDIALYNRGLAKSQAESTRYAKECERLSSEAGELRALFTKKGEKLNNLRARFETVSRERTDLAEQLEKKDVLMREGLRARDIDILKLKQCVDEIASERDTLQGKLTSVERCLQDTRADGGIDLSAEIERVKALKEESATLLSSDDGSASGLASGFEEDEGEGEVLEEEAVDVLRVQG, encoded by the exons ATGGCTGTTGAGCTGAAGGCTTCTAAACCAGGAGTTGCTGATGTTGTCCCACCTCGGGCCGAAGAGGCTCTCGAGGGTGATGTCTCTGAGCCGATCGATGGCAAAAACATTTCCCGAGCCGAAGGGCGTTCG GATATAGCGCTTTACAATCGGGGCTTAGCTAAGTCCCAAGCTGAGTCGACCCGCTATGCGAAAGAGTGTGAGAGGCTCTCATCAGAGGCCGGTGAGCTCAGAGCTCTTTTTAccaaaaaaggggaaaaacttaATAACCTTCGGGCTCGTTTCGAGACGGTGTCTCGAGAGCGGACCGATCTTGCTGAGCAG CTTGAGAAGAAAGATGTCTTGATGAGGGAGGGGCTCAGAGCTAGGGACATTGATATTCTCAAACTTAAGCAGTGTGTGGATGAGATAGCCTCCGAGAGAGATACCCTCCAGGGGAAGTTGACCTCGGTTGAGCGTTGTCTTCAGGATACGAGAGCGGATG GGGGCATTGATTTGTCTGCTGAGATCGAGAGGGTGAAGGCTCTTAAAGAAGAATCGGCAACTCTGCTTTCTTCTGATGATGGTTCAGCCAGTGGTTTGGCCAGCGGGTTTGAGGAAGATGAAGGTGAAGGTGAAGTCCTCGAGGAGGAGGCCGTTGATGTGCTGAGGGTTCAGGGCTAA